A window from Candidatus Eisenbacteria bacterium encodes these proteins:
- the larA gene encoding nickel-dependent lactate racemase, with the protein MKTQLLYASGAVEVTVPDGATVYSSSYPRPPAPPNDIVMEAIRNPIGSQALGTMLKKRRPGDVVIVVSDITRPIPYARFLKAMIEEIVSAGVPREEILILIGTGTHRPSSAAERRGMFGEEICSSYRILDHKADDDSELVELEGKSWSGSRIKLNRHLVRAGFRIITGLVEPHFMAGFSGGRKAICPGLVSMEMLRSFHGYEFLANPLAQNGQLDDNPCHLEALSVARSTGVDFTLNIVLNQKRQIVRTFAGELDASHRAACDSVRTYACPKVEFEHDVVLTSCGGYPLDTTFYQCVKGMVSCLPAVKDGGAVISLGSCSEGVGSPDYRAMMFEYSGRWREFLNHIRANPEVRKDQWELQMQARALEKVGDGNLYFATEGLATDEVNKLSMRAVRVRDCGVRTAVQELLDRLVGKETSLAVIPEGPYCTPIGG; encoded by the coding sequence TTGAAAACACAACTATTGTACGCATCAGGCGCTGTCGAAGTTACGGTACCGGATGGCGCTACTGTGTATTCCTCCTCATATCCCCGGCCGCCGGCCCCGCCCAACGACATCGTGATGGAAGCAATCAGGAATCCCATCGGATCCCAGGCGCTCGGCACGATGTTGAAGAAACGCCGTCCCGGTGACGTTGTGATTGTAGTCTCCGACATCACGAGACCTATCCCGTACGCCCGCTTCCTTAAGGCAATGATCGAAGAAATCGTGAGTGCAGGTGTTCCGAGGGAGGAGATCCTGATTCTGATCGGAACGGGTACGCATAGACCAAGTTCAGCCGCAGAGCGGAGAGGAATGTTCGGAGAGGAGATATGTTCCAGCTATCGCATTCTTGACCACAAGGCAGATGATGATTCTGAGCTGGTGGAGCTGGAGGGGAAAAGCTGGTCAGGGAGCAGAATCAAACTGAATCGCCATCTTGTCAGAGCCGGGTTCCGGATTATCACCGGTCTCGTGGAACCGCATTTCATGGCCGGCTTCTCGGGCGGACGCAAAGCCATCTGCCCCGGATTGGTATCAATGGAAATGCTGCGGAGTTTCCACGGCTACGAGTTCCTGGCAAACCCTTTGGCTCAAAACGGCCAGCTTGATGACAATCCCTGCCATCTCGAGGCACTCTCGGTCGCCCGCTCGACTGGCGTCGATTTCACGCTGAATATTGTGCTAAATCAGAAGCGCCAAATCGTCAGAACCTTCGCCGGCGAGTTGGATGCATCCCACAGGGCTGCCTGTGATTCTGTTCGCACGTATGCCTGTCCCAAGGTCGAATTCGAGCACGATGTCGTATTGACTTCATGCGGCGGGTATCCTTTGGACACAACCTTTTACCAGTGTGTGAAAGGAATGGTATCTTGCCTGCCGGCAGTGAAGGATGGCGGAGCTGTAATATCGCTGGGTAGCTGTTCGGAAGGTGTTGGGAGCCCGGACTACAGAGCAATGATGTTCGAGTATTCCGGACGCTGGCGCGAGTTCCTGAATCACATTAGGGCAAACCCTGAGGTAAGGAAGGACCAGTGGGAGCTTCAGATGCAAGCCCGCGCGCTGGAGAAAGTAGGTGACGGGAATCTGTATTTTGCAACTGAGGGTCTCGCTACTGACGAAGTTAACAAGTTATCTATGCGTGCCGTCCGCGTGAGAGACTGCGGTGTCCGAACGGCGGTACAGGAACTCCTGGACCGGCTTGTCGGGAAAGAGACATCTCTGGCGGTCATCCCTGAGGGGCCTTACTGCACGCCAATCGGAGGATGA